GCACGAGACGGTCATCTACGAGCTGCACATCGGCACGTTCCATGACTCACCGGGCTGGGGGCCGGGGCACTGGTTGAGCGCCATCGAGAAGCTCGACTACCTGAGGGATTTGGGCGTGAACCTGGTGGAGCTGATGCCCTCGGCGGAGTTCGCGGGGGACTTCTCATGGGGCTACAACCCGACGTTCCCGTTCGCGCCGGAGAGCACGTATGGCACGCCGAACGACTTGAAGCGCTTCGTGGACGAGGCGCACCGGCGTGGCATCGGCGTCATCATGGACGTGGTCTACAACCACCTGGGGCCCAGTGACTTGCCGCACTGGGACTTCGATGGAGAGACGTTCGGACGCGGGGGCGTGTACTTCTACGCGGACTGGCGCGCGAGCACGCCGTGGGGAGACACCAGGCCGGACTACGGGCGTCACGAGGTGCGTGACTACCTGCGCGACAACGCGCTGATGTGGCTGCGCGAGTACCACATGGATGGCTTGCGCGTGGACGCGACGAAGGAGATTCGCACCACGAGCGGCGTGGACAATCCGGCGGGGTGGGACCTGCTGCGCTCGATTACGGAGGCGGTGAAGCGCGAGTTCCCGTGGAAGCTGCTCATCGCGGAGGACATGGCGGCGGACCCGGCGGTGACACATCCGCAGGGGGCGGGGTTCGATGCGCAGTGGGACGCGGCGTTCGTGCATCCGGTGCGCGCCGCGCTCACGGCGCCGTTCGACGAGTGGCGGGATTTGAGCGCGGTCCGGGACGCGCTGTACTTCCGTTACAACGGACAGTCGATGCAGCGGGTCATCTTCACGGAGAGCCACGACGAGGTGGCGAACGGCCGCAGCCGGTTGCCGACGGAGGTGTCGCCGTACAACCCCGGGGACGTGCTGGCGAAGAAGAAGGCGTTGCTGGGCGCGGCGCTGACGCTGACGGCGCCAGGGATTCCGATGCTGTTCATGGGACAGGAGTTCCTGGAGGACGGGCACTTCGATGACGGGGACCCGTTGGACTGGAACAAGTCGGACTGGTTCGGAGGAATCCTGCAGGCGCACCGGGACCTCATCCGCCTCAGGAGGAACTGGCACGACACGAGCGCGGGGTTGCGGGGCGAGGGCGTCAACGTCTTCCACCTGAACCACGACGACAAGGTGCTCGCGTTCCACCGATGGCAGCACGGCGGAGCGGGTGACGACGTGGTGGTCATCGTGAACCTGGGACACCGGACGTTCAGCGGGTACGAATTGGGCCTGCCCTCGGATGGACTGTGGCGGGTGCGGTTCAACAGCGACTGGCAGGGCTACTCACCGGACTTCGGCGGCACGCACGTGCACGACTTCTGGAGCACGTGGGGAGAGCGGGATGGCATGCCCGCGCGCGGAGCCGTGTCCCTGGGCGCGTACAGCGCGGTGATTCTCTCCAAGGACCGCTGGTAACCTGCGGGCGGTCCTCGCCTAACCTTCTCGAAGCGCTCAACGCGCTGGCACGTCTCGGAGTGCCAGCCCTTCGAGCCCGAGCTCCTTCACGGCGTCCACGAAGCGCTCCGTCCCGATGACGACGGTCGCGAAATCGCCGACACGAAACAGGTCCACGTCCGTGGGCAATGAGTCCGCAGCGAGAATCGGGTGCTCCGGCAGCGCCCATTCCACTCGGCCACAGGTCGTACACTTCGCCGGGAGGGCCGGAGGAAGACAGTCTGGATGCAGTCGCCCCAGAAGCGGCAACTCGAGTTCCCTCAAATCTGGGGCAACCTTCTTCCTGGCTCGAAGCGCCGTTGGGTATCCGTGGAGTCCGCGCACCCCGACTTCCTGAAGACGCGCTAGCGCTTCCCGCTGGACAAGCAGTCCATCCCCGGCGACCCAGGTGAAATCAGGAACTCCACCCGTCACGCGCCCGACGAGCGGCCCGAACTCAGCCCCCGGAGAGAGCTCCACGCCAGGGGGCGCGAGAGGAAGGACGAGCGCGCGCAGCCGCACGAATTCGCCGTAGGGCTCTGGCCGAGCCCTCTCGAAGGATGCGCTCTCGGCAAGCTCAGAGAGGTCGACGCTCGGCAGGTACTGGCCCGCCCCACTCCATGTCACGCCGCACCCTGGACACGTCAGCAGTCCCGGCAGACCCCATCGATGGGATGCGTCGACCATCCCACCCTGCCTTGCCGCCGCGACGCGGTCTTCCTCCACGATGAAGTAGCGCTGCATTCGCCCTCACGTACCCGGCTTCGAATAGTACGGCTGAATGGGCCCGCCCATCAGTTGGAAGCGGTAGATCAATTCGCCCGCGTGTTTGAAGATGTCCTCCGGAGACGCCCTCGGATTGGTTCTTCGGAACTCTCGCCACGCCTCATTCCACTCGCCTCCACGCCCTCCGACTCTGTGTATCCGCTGATGGAGTTCATAGGGGATGGGGATTGTGTAGCTGTGGATCTTGACGCCTCTCCCTTCGAACCAACGAGCAAGGGCTTCTTCTTGCGGAAAGATGTGGTGCTTCTCCCACCGGCCAGAAGGCAGACGATGGGAGGGCGGGATGACCTGAGCGGCTCCGTTCCAGTTGGGGAA
The Myxococcus fulvus DNA segment above includes these coding regions:
- a CDS encoding alpha-amylase family glycosyl hydrolase, with amino-acid sequence MSTRETKSNEVRQPRKDFSETACRSRGNEVARRTARSRSAPELFGPAEQLQVPGALTAFVPVEAQPEPSWRPGMGVIPYDGGATFRVWAPHAQRVQVVGDFSHWHAVELAREPSGNFSRDIQGAYNGQQYQFIVQGRYGDWRWRNDPRAADVTNSTGNSVILDHRDFVWRYDGHFQMPARHETVIYELHIGTFHDSPGWGPGHWLSAIEKLDYLRDLGVNLVELMPSAEFAGDFSWGYNPTFPFAPESTYGTPNDLKRFVDEAHRRGIGVIMDVVYNHLGPSDLPHWDFDGETFGRGGVYFYADWRASTPWGDTRPDYGRHEVRDYLRDNALMWLREYHMDGLRVDATKEIRTTSGVDNPAGWDLLRSITEAVKREFPWKLLIAEDMAADPAVTHPQGAGFDAQWDAAFVHPVRAALTAPFDEWRDLSAVRDALYFRYNGQSMQRVIFTESHDEVANGRSRLPTEVSPYNPGDVLAKKKALLGAALTLTAPGIPMLFMGQEFLEDGHFDDGDPLDWNKSDWFGGILQAHRDLIRLRRNWHDTSAGLRGEGVNVFHLNHDDKVLAFHRWQHGGAGDDVVVIVNLGHRTFSGYELGLPSDGLWRVRFNSDWQGYSPDFGGTHVHDFWSTWGERDGMPARGAVSLGAYSAVILSKDRW
- a CDS encoding double-CXXCG motif protein, producing the protein MQRYFIVEEDRVAAARQGGMVDASHRWGLPGLLTCPGCGVTWSGAGQYLPSVDLSELAESASFERARPEPYGEFVRLRALVLPLAPPGVELSPGAEFGPLVGRVTGGVPDFTWVAGDGLLVQREALARLQEVGVRGLHGYPTALRARKKVAPDLRELELPLLGRLHPDCLPPALPAKCTTCGRVEWALPEHPILAADSLPTDVDLFRVGDFATVVIGTERFVDAVKELGLEGLALRDVPAR
- a CDS encoding TIGR02269 family lipoprotein codes for the protein MRVIVRVWPRTERKSWWLPLLALSWMACATASVPPMQEAWELAEVECEDPSEDECVTMLCLGEDCGFYRCEDSLDGAVELARFPPARPPAASAAPGGGPRRNRGAAQRLPKGAVMTFPNWNGAAQVIPPSHRLPSGRWEKHHIFPQEEALARWFEGRGVKIHSYTIPIPYELHQRIHRVGGRGGEWNEAWREFRRTNPRASPEDIFKHAGELIYRFQLMGGPIQPYYSKPGT